ACTCCTTTTCGAATCGAATGCTTCTAAAACTGCTACTGTATCTTCTGCTACCTCTAGCAGTGCTGTTGGAGACAAAGAGGAGGATGAGGAgaccataattttcaataataggGTGAGTTCAACTAGCCTTTATTTAAAGCTATGTCAGTCTGTAATTTTATCCacttttagctatatttttaatataGTTTAGCTACTTTTTACGTTAGTACTGTTTGTAACTGTTCTGTAATATTATTGTAAAACAATATAACACAGTAACATGAAATGATGGCTTAAACTGAGTAACTAGTGATGTTTTAGCGTACATCAATAATATTCCTGCAGGTGTAAGTTATATAGTTTTCCAGAATTTACTTTATTGTGTTTAAAATCGCATACATTTCCTAGAAATACTGCCGTAATACATAAGGATAGCAAATGAATTACAATATTCTAGCATCAATTGctatacatacacacaaacaaatactCAAGCCAACCTCAGAATTCACAATATATAGGTCCTATACatacgttgttttttttttacaaatgctcAAAATAGAAATCAGTACAAATCAGAAGTGGGAAATAGGTTCCTAATAAGTCGGTGTGAAGGGAAAGAGAAATTCAGTGGGATTCAAATAATTCATTAAGGTTCgattccttgactgaatgatcgGTGCACTGGCCTTCGGTCAAAAGGCCCCAGGTTCAATACCTACCTGGCCAGGGTTTTTACCCATGTTatctcaggggctgggtgtttgtaattTCCGTAGTAACCATCTTCATATACACACTACTCATCACTGAAAAAGCTCAcaacagtgaatatatcccttcacacCGTGTTGGAGTCAAACCTGTTACAGACAATAACACTTCGTGAGGACAGGTGTCACCCTACCGCGCACTTCACGTCTCTTTTGTACTTGATGGCGAAGATCCTGCTCCAGATGTTTGTTCCGTGCTGGTTGATGCAGACACGCACGCCATTGCCTCTTCTGCTGCGACTTGTATCTCCTTTCGAGTCCAGAATGTCACTTTCTGAACACATTCAGTGTAATTCCTCCCAGCCACCAGAATAACTCGCTGTAGATCCAGGAAGTGGATAGCAATTTTGAACTTGATCTGCGAGCTTTTAGCATGAGCCTGCATTAAGGTACGGATATCACAAGCAAGGTTCAGTCTGCAAGATGTCAGATTGAATAAGGACGTATTAACGGCCTGGTTCACCTCTTGAAGATCATCTCTGAACTCATCCAATACCGACCTGATTCTTTCAGCGCTGGGATGGATGCAGTCTTGAAGTTCAATCCTACTCCTGTTCCTGATGTCGGTCAGCTCCTTGCTGGCCCGTGAGCTGCATTCCCGTACAGCAGATGCCAAGTGCAACGCCCCTTCGGTCATATTCCTGATTCTGTTCTCGGCCTCTTCAAATCCTTTCATAACACCATTCTCTACACTGATAGCGATCTCATGAGCCGTGACCAGGGTTGTGTTTATGTAAGACTGAATTGCTCTCTCTAGTGCTGCGATGGTGTCAGAGATGACGGAACCGCTACAGACCTACAAAAAACgtgaataacacaattacttataATGTCGATATTCATAATACCTTAACCTTTTCACATCTATACTATACATGGTGCAGAAAAAATGTCGTTCCAATAATCATTGGTAGTGATAAAGTAGATAACGACATTTAAAATTAGGACAGGAATCAACTAGAAATGTTCGTCCTGAGTCAAATGGTTAATTGCCACGAGATGTTATGAGTTGACCGGCTCCCTGTACCACTTCTGCTGAATTAGCACCACCCAGGTAGCACGTTTATGCTATGGACGCCAGAAAATCTACAAGTGGATTCCAGCTACAACGCAAGACCTAGAGTACACGGATTAGAATTATAGCAGGCACAGAAACATGCTGCATAAATTGAACAAGTTACCGACACTCACCTGTGTCTGTGGAGTCCAAGTCAGACCATTCATCACATTGTCAGCGACCGTGCTATCTAGGCAATGCAAGGTAATCAAGAAGAATTCCTTATGGCAACTCCAGAACCAGCTGTATGGTCGGTTGAAAACATATACGTTCGGTTGTAATACACAAGACCCCTTTCTCATTTGTCCTTGTTTTCTAGTTATTCATACGAATATTtgaatatacagagtgtatcataatATGTGGGATCCACTTCACCAGCGGACAGAAGACATGAAAACAAAGAGGAAGCTCCATATGAGCATG
The Anabrus simplex isolate iqAnaSimp1 chromosome 3, ASM4041472v1, whole genome shotgun sequence genome window above contains:
- the LOC136867300 gene encoding uncharacterized protein; amino-acid sequence: MDYKTSVYLALVLLHGLQVCSGSVISDTIAALERAIQSYINTTLVTAHEIAISVENGVMKGFEEAENRIRNMTEGALHLASAVRECSSRASKELTDIRNRSRIELQDCIHPSAERIRSVLDEFRDDLQEVNQAVNTSLFNLTSCRLNLACDIRTLMQAHAKSSQIKFKIAIHFLDLQRVILVAGRNYTECVQKVTFWTRKEIQVAAEEAMACVSASTSTEQTSGAGSSPSSTKET